In the Rhododendron vialii isolate Sample 1 chromosome 2a, ASM3025357v1 genome, GTGCGGTGTCACTCTACTAAGGGACATGGAAAAGGTTCCAGAGGACCTGCAGCCGAGCTTGATTCACGCGAGTGCCTATCTTGTTCAGGTTTGTCAAACTTTAAGTCCGAGTTTTGATGTTGCCTTCTTTTCCCGAGTCtataattttctttgttttatgcaGGCTTGTCAAGCTCTTCTTCAGGCTTCCAACAAAGCCGAGCTTGTCACTACTGAGGGGTCACGCTATCGTGATGACTTGAAGATCGAGCGTGAACGTGTGAAGTCTCTAAAGACAAGCTTGAAGGTGGCGAAGGCCCGCGTTGCCAAGCTAGAAAAGGAGAGGGATGAAGCCGAGGAAAAATCGAAGAAAGCCGAACGTGATCTTGGGAGAGTTTTGAGAatggagaagagaaaaatgaaggaaGTTGATGAGAAGGCTAATCAAGCCGGCTTCGACCGAGCCAGGGCTGAGTATATTAGAGATGCCCAGAAAATGGTGAACGAGGAGGTTGAGAAGCGGGTGCTTGTTGCTTATAGGAAAGGCTATAAGGATGGCATAGCTGCTGCCGCCAGCGCTCTTCAGCTGGAGTCTAGTTCGAACTTGTGCAAGTCCATTCCAGCAGCAGTCGTTCCCGACCTTGTCTTGCCATATACGGATGAGGAGTGTGCACCCCTCCCTCCTGAAGAATTTCCCGAGAGTGATGATGACATTGAGGATGTCTCTAGTGATGAAGGCGAAGGTGGGAATGAGGTAGCTGGGAAGGGGCTCGGCGAGGTCAGGAATGACAAGGTGGCCAAGCATGCTGAGCAGGAACCAATGAGTGTTGACAAAAACCAGGCCGAGGCTGACGTTGCTGCTGATGTTGCTGCTGAGGATACTGTTCAAGCTTGAGCTGGAGATCaccctttttcctttcttttggatatttttgtgttgttttgaactttgagATTTTGGTTGGACTGGACGGATCCGAGCTTGGAGTTTACCGATCCAGGTGTAATACTTAATGGGGGGTCGGCATCGAACGGTTTACTACGCCGCATCTCCCTGTTAGGTTTTTCCACAGTACTTGCTGTTATTCTGAATGAATGATTGTCTAACTTCTATGTTTGCAATGTATCAGCTTTGCCGAACTTGATTGATTTTTCTCATGcctttaaaatttaaaaggcTTGCTTGTTTGGATGGTAGATATCttgtagcccccactttggtctgAGTTCGGTCAAATATTAAAAGATTGGCCAATGTAGGAATTGGTTTGTCTATAATGGGATAATTGCCGAGCCTTGACCAAAGTACAGAGGTAAAATAGACTTCGATGGGAAGCCGGTTAATCACCTAAAGTTCGATAGGAGCCCTCTACATGTGATTGGGGCTCGGCCAATGGTGCCAGCCCCTCGCCAAGGTATAAGGGTCTTGAAATGTTtaaatgtttgtgggtggtttgctcatcAAATTATGAGTATAACCGGGCGTTGGCCGACCTTATAGTCTTGCCAAACCGAACCCGAGCCTAAATTCCAGCCGGAGTGTAAGAGTTTAGGCTCGGTGGACCATATGTCCAGTTTTTGCTTCTCTGGGCAGCAATAGTGGCCGAAGTAGGGGCGTAAAAGCCGTTTGTGGGTTTGACCGGAGTCATCGGTTGTTTGTTGCTGATTTTGCCAAAAGTGAATTGTTTTAGTGAAATCAAGCCAAAAATACGGAAGACATCAATTGCCAAACAAGATTCTTCTTTGTATTAATAAACGTGGGGAGTACTGGAGAGAAATAGAACAGAGGGGCCGAAGCCAAACTTAGATTTAAGTATAAGATGGCTCCGAAGCCATTTCGTGGAAAATGTTTGTCACATGTATGCCTTTTTCaagttctgtgcattccatggatTGGTGAGGATTTTTCCATTCATGTCTTCGAGTGTGTAAGCGCCTTCGCCAGCAATTTTGACAATACGAAAgggaccctcccagttgggtttgaatttctgcTTCTTGCTGGCTTGCACCATTTTTCTccaaaccaagtcgtctggcttaaaggtcttggttcgaacacttcggttgtagcctcttgcCACTTGCCACTTGCTGTTGGTACTCGGCGAGCTTTAACTGAGCGTCGTCGCGCTTCTCTTCTGCCAAGATCAGTTCATGTTCCACTGCTTCGTCATTAGTCTTTGGGTCGAAGTTCTCTGTTCTCAGAGTGGGAAACGTGGATTCTAAGGGGATTATGGCCTCCATATCGAATGCCATTGAGAAGGGCGTTTGGCCAGTTGAGCGCCTTGGGGTGGAGCGGTAAGCCCAAAGTACGCGTGGTAGTTCTTTAGCCCACTTGCCTTTTTTGGAGTTTAGGCGACGCTTGATCCCAGCGCAGACGGTCTTGTTTGTGGCCTCggcttggccatttccttgaGGGTACGGTGGAGTTGAGTTGAAGAAGCGAATCCCAAATTCGGCACAAAGGCTTGTTAGGTCCTTGCCGACGAATTGACTTCCATTGTCTGAGACGATGGCGTATGGTACGCCGAACCTAGTGACAATGTTCCTCCAGACGAATCTTTGTACGTCGGCTTCGGTGATCGTTGCCAGAGGCtcagcctccacccatttggagaaaTAGTCCGTTGCGGTGATTAGAAATTTGAAGCCTCCAGGGGCCGTTGGCAGCTTTTCGACAATatcgagcccccattgtgcaaagggccaaggactgGAGATAGGGGAGAGGTTGTGGGTGGGTTGCTTTGGTATGGGAGAGAATAGTTGGCATGGTTAGCATTTGCGAACGATTTCTTCACAGTCTtttttcatgttcttccaaaagtaTCCCTGACTCAATATTCGTTGGCAAAGTGAACTGCCGCAGGAGTGGCAGCCATAGCTCCCTGAGTGAAGTTCGGCGAGGATCTCAGGCACTTGGGTCGGGTGGACCACGAGGAGATATGGGCCGGAGATAGATTTTCTGGAGAGTTGGCCGCTTTCGGAGAGCCAGTAGTAAGCTGCTTTGTTCTTGATGCGGTAAGCTTCTTTCTTGTCTGCTAGTAAAGTGTCATGCTTGAGAAAACGCAatgatctcgtccatccagcttaGGCCGAGTTCGACGTTGAGAACCTCTGGAGTGGCGTCAAAGCTTGGGTGGTCGATATTGCCGAAGTTGATTGTCCTGAATCCGGAGACCTTAGAAGCTGAGGCAAGGCCAGCGAGTGCGTCGGTATGCGCGTTGTGTTCGCAAttgatctgttcgattttgaaattcttgaacttCGTGAGGAGTTCGGTTACCGTTGCCTGGTACTTTGACATTCGCGAAATTCTTGAGCTGCTTTGTTCCTGACACGGTAAGCTTCTTTCTTGTCTGCTGGTAAAGTGTCATGCTTGAGAAACGCAatgatctcgtccatccagcttgggTCGAGTTCGACGTTGAGAACTTTTGGAGTGGCGTCAAAGATTGGGTGGTCGATATTGCCGAAGTTGATTGTCCTGAATCCGAAGACCTTAGAAGCTGAGGCAAGGCCAGCGAGTGCGTCGGCATGCGCGTTGTgttcgcggttgatctgtttgattttgaaattcttgaacttCGTGAGGAGTTCGGTTACCGTTGCCTGGTACTTTGACATTCGCGGGTCTCGAGCTTCATAGTCTCCAAGTACTTGGTTCACTATGAGTTAGGAGTCGCAATAAACAATAAGGTCGGAAACTTTCATCGCTACTGCTGAGCGTAAGACAGTGAGtagagcttcatattcggcccCGTTATTGGTGGCGGGGAAGTCAATGCTTAGATAGCTTTCATGAAGTGTACCATAAGGGGAAACTAAGACAACCCCTGCCCCGGCTCTGTTGCTGTTGGAGGCTCCGTCGACATGTAGTCGCCAGATGTTGCCTTGAAAAAGTAGCCACGGTGGTGGTGATTTAGTTGATTCAGTGACGGGTTGAAGAGTGGGAGTTTTGAGAATTTCAGTGTCTTCTGGTGTCAGTTCTGCGATAAAGTCGGCCAGAATTTGACCCTTAATTGCCGTCCGTGGCTCGAAATGAATGTCAAAGTTTGCTAGCTCTACTGCCCATTTGGAGACCCTGTTGGATAGATCAGCCTTCTGAAAAAGGCTTTTGAGGGGGTGCTCCGTTAAGACGACGATGGGGTGTGATTGAAAGTAGGGCAGGAGTTTCCTAGCCTCCGAAACgagagcaagggctaacttttcaagggGTAGGTAACGTGTTTGAGCTAGAAGgagtgtcttgcttgtgaagtagattGGCATGTCATCTGTGCCATCCCGCCGCACAAGTGCAGAACTAGTTGCGTGGGCAAAAACGGCGAGATAGAGATACAAAGTTTCGAACTCCTTAGGTTTCATTAATAGCGGGGTCGAGTTTAAGTATTCTTTGAGTTTGGCCAAGGCAGAGTTACAATCCGGGTCTACTCAAAGCTGCATCGACTTTTTCCTttcaaggcatggaagaatgcgtgACACTTGTCTAAGGACTTGCTGATGAATCGAtttagagccgctgccatcccagtgagcctcTGTACTTCCTTGATCGTCTTCGGAGGGCGCAAGTCTTTAACAGCCTTTATCCGGTtagggtcggcctcaataccacGTCGGGTGACCAGGTGTCCAAGGAATTTCCCAGCGCTCACCTCGAACACGCATTTTTCAGAATTTAGTCGTAGCTTGTGTAGTTTGAGGATTTCAAAGACTTCCGCCAAATCTCGAAGGTGGTCAGATTCCTTTTGGCTCTTGATGATAACGAGGTCGTCAATGTAGGCTTCCACGGTGTGTCCAATTTGTTCTTGCAGCATCTTAAATATGGCTCTGTTGAATGTGGCGCCTGAATTCTTGAGCCCGAACGGCATGACtcggtagcaaaagatgccatatggagTGATTAAAGCAGTTTTTTCCTTATCGTCTGGGTCCATGGcgatttggtggtagccacggtaggcgtcgAGGAAGCTTAACCGAGCATGGCCTACtgttgcgtccacaagttggTCAATCTTGgggagtgggaaccaatcctttggataggcgtcgttgagattggtacaatccacgcaaactcgccattttccgtttttcttcttaacgacCACTGTGTTGGACAGCCATGTTGGGTATTGTAGTTCTTGTAtggctttggcttccaacaaacgttTAACTTCTTCAACAACGGTGTCGACATGTTCAACTGCAGAACGCTGCGACTTCTGGATGACAGGCTTAGcatctttcttgatgttgagagaGTGACTGATAAAATCgggatcgacccccggcatcttgttgggggtccaagcaaaaacttttatgtttttcttgaggtattggaacatttcttcaCGGTCGGCCTCGCTAATGGAAGAGCTGATTAAGAAGAATAGGGAGCGATCCTCGTTGATgggcatttggacgaggtcctcTTCTGCTTTGTCTTTAGCTTGTTGGCCGACGTCATCGATCATGGAATGTCTGGGACTTCGACCCATTGcacttgtttggctttggtggaattgtggacGGCTGAGACGtagcactttttggaggctATTTGGTCGCCTCGTAGATCTTCCTGTCTCCCATTGATACCGATGAAGCgaacgacctggtggtaggttgaggcgattGCTTGCATGCCGTGTAGCCAAGTTCATCCAAAaattgcgttgtatgggctaggtacattgacgacgatgaattcgacgcTCAACGTTTTCGAGCCAACGACGATTGGCAGGAAGATTCGATCAAGTGGCCAAACGGGTGCTCTGTTGAATCCGATGAGGGGTACTTCGGCGGGTTGCAAAGCCGACTCCGGGAGATCAAGCTTTTTGAACAAGTCATAGTACATGACCACCGCCGGTTTCCCTGATCGATTAGAACGCGTTTGACGTCATGGACTCCAATTTGGATGGTTACGACGAGGGTGTCGGAGTGTGATGTTTGTACATGTTCTAGATCGCGCTTGGTAAAAGTTATTGTCCATTTTGGTAACTCTTCTGGAcgtggacgtttggatccaggtcctaccGCGAGTACTTGCTTGGAAATGGATGCGCGATTGAGGTCGGCCCGAAGGTTGGTCTCAGATTCCTTTATCACAGGGCCGTGAATAACATGTATCGTCGGCCGCTGTTCATTTGGGCTGGGATTGCCAGCAGGTGGTCGGGTGGGTGTTTTGGTTCGATCGATGTACTGATTGAGATGGCCTTATGCTGCCAGACGCTCCAATAGTGCTTTGTATGGTGCGCATGCCGTTGTGTAATGACCGAGCTCGTTGTGGTATGAGCACTTCTTTTGTGGGTTCTGATCTTGTTGGCCAGTGTCTGTGCCCAGCTTTCCTGTTGGCCATTCGAACCACAgttgcctcatgatttccttcaagaaagaccagatgggttctttgaagtatgtgGTTTCGGCCACATTCATGTACCTTCGGCTGGCGcttctttccttccttgatgttgtggACAAGTTTCTTTGGCTGAGGCTGCTGCGGTGCGACTGGTGCTGGCAGCTGAGGTGTAACCGTTGGGAGGCTTGTAGTTGAGTTCGTTAGCCCTTGAGCCGCACGGTCCGCgtaaaattcttcaagagcGCAAAACCGTTCCATGATGCGCATCAACTCGCCCATGCCATGGGGTGGGCGAATAGCAAGTTCATCCAGGATCTTGCTGTTAATCTCCAAGCCATTTTTGAAGGTTCTTGCGGCCCAGTATTCGTCGATTCCAAAAATTTCGTTGAACAGTTGCCAATATCGTTCGGCGTACTGTCGGAGAGTTTCAGATGGGAGTTTCTGCATTTGGGACAATGACTCAGGCTCCTTGGCGGTCCTATTGCTTGTGATAAAACGGGTGATGAAAGCGCGTTCAAGGTCGACTAGGTttcgtatggatccagcgggcaatttaTTGAACCACTAGAGTCCAAGGGAGCTGAGGCTGGAcgggaatgctttgcatttgatttcgtcctTTGTGGTGCACagctcaatggtttgacggaagtgaATCAAGTGGGTGTAAGCTTCGCAAGTGGTTGGGTCGAACTTTGTGAACTTTGGCAGGTGGAAGTTGTGTTCGGCCGTTGTATTGATTATGTGGGACATGAAGGGAGAGACGCCGAGGTCCTTTAGCTGCCGCTCAAAGCCAGGGCGCGGTGGCTTGCCGTGCACATCAGTCTTTGTTCTTTTAGAGTCTCTGTCTGGGGATTTTTCAAGGTTTCAATGCCGAAGTTTATCTCGTAAGTCTGCTGTCGTTCGGTGAGGGCCGTCAACAGACTTTCCTCCGTCCCTACAGGTCTTGGGTTCGTTGTTCGGCTCATCAATATGCACGCCTTTCCCGTTCCGTCGAGCCTGGTTGTTATGGTCGAAGTTTTCTACCGGGATTTCCCCGAGACGTTCGGATATGTGGCGTCTGGTCTCCACGGAATCTCGGCTACGGTAggaaaccgttgtgcgagagaactccgtgcgaccagtcgagtatgtgCTCGTAAACGACTCAGTATCCCTAGTGTTGGTTCGATCGTGGTGGCtctttgagcggtgtgttccGGATGTTGTAGGCCATTTGTAAAGTATGATTTCCCTTGCATCACCTGGGTCTGGTGTGATGCCAAGGCGGTCCTTGACGGACACACGGTGGCCGGTTTCGTGAGGACGCTCTTGTGGTGGTGGCGCGGGTGATGTTTGCCTTCGTCGCCTTGCGCTTCCGCCTCTCGATGATCTAGATGTAGCAGGAGTGGTGTCTCGCTGCatctgttgtttcatttgggcaacTTCTGCTCTCAGAGCTGCCAGCTCGTTGTCCCTTTCGTCTTCGCGACGTTGTAACAAGTGGATGTAGGTCGTTGTTACGTTGTCCGCTGCTGGGGAGAGACCGGAACTAGGGGGAGTgaaatggacatgtgcctctccGGGAACGGTGGAAGGATTGTGTTTCCattggcgtctttggcccctGAGACGGTGACGTCCGTCAGATCTCTGCCCATGGTGATTGAAGCTCTGGTGGTTGTTGAGAGGAGGAGGGTGGATTGAAGAAGGTTCGAGCCGTTTGGATCAGAAGTTTAAGATTCACATCGGGTTCACCAATTATGTGGCCCACGATCCTCGATTCGAGTTCCACCTCCGTTTGTTGGGGGGCTACCAAGGCTTCTATTCCTcacctgcacagtgaacgcacgactaagacctagtcggggttgcccggcaaggcccttcGGTGCGAGGATAAGTATGTGTTTCGAGAGAgggaagagactagggttttttgTTGGGTTGAGTGTGTGTAGAGTGTACCTTTTTAGGGTCATCCCTccagtatttatagagtcttcttggcttgctctccaagcacaggcatgtgccttgcacgggttAGGTGACGTCGCCCTGATGTCATTGagtagatctggtaaccgttttcgGACGTGAGCTGGCAGCCTCCATCTGCTCTCATCGTTATCCCTTAGCGTAACCGCTTCGTCACGTGAGAGAGCACATGACTCAGCGGGTGGCCGAGCCCATATCTTCGCCGACCCTGGCGTTCGACACGAGGGGGAAGTCCAACGGAGCCGCCTTTCAAGGGGTGGCCGAGCCTGAAGAGACTCCTAAAAGGTGACCGAGGCCGAAAGCTTACTTTTTCGAGACGGTTGCTGAGCTCAATTAAGCCATCCGCATCGTGATCCTGACAATAGCCTAGCTTGGTCTCGGCCTGCTTCTCAACGGACTTGGACCATGAAATTTGGTCTACTACAACCGTAATGTCCAACTGTGAGCACTCGACGCTCGATGATTCCATCTGGGGAAACCTTCCACCCGAACTCGTAGCCCacgtactcttttttttatttttttggacaatCTCGAAGGCCAGCCAAGTCTCTCTGCCGATTCAAGTGCGTTTCTCCCTTGTGGAATTCCCTTATCTCTTCCCCCGATTTCTCCAAAACCCACGTTCACATAACCAATACTACCGACTACCCGCATAAAAGCCATTTTCATCTGCGGTGCGGAAAGGCTTGATTTTTCTTCGATCGAACAGTCCCGCGAGTGGGTCCGTAGTTGGGGATCTTGCAATGGGTTGGTTTTAGTTTCTGATGTAGGTAATCAATCCATTTCCTCCGCTGTACTATTGGTTCTCCATATGAATTTGAATTGGACGATGTAGCTGTCAATTCACTGAAAACTGATGCTTGGACAAGAATTCAAGATTCAATTTACCCCAAAAACATAGTGAGAATTCAAGTTTCACCTTACGTCCTTGTGGAAAATCCTCATGGGGTTTACCTAAATGAGCGTCTGCACTGGTCGTTTCGATGGTTCTTATGTTATTCTTGCTTTTGATTTATGGGATGAGATTTTTAGGGAATTGAAGCTGCCTTCTTCGCACAGTAATTATTAGCGTTCTTTGTTTTAAATATATTTAAAGCAATCAAGCTCTGCCAAGCCCACCAAGACGGCCGCCAAGCTCCGCCTAAACTCCCTTAGCTGCCAAGCTCCGCCAAATCTCCCTATCCACCGAACGAGCTGCCGATGGTGTAATCATGGTGCCAACCTTCCGCTGAGCGCTTGGaggccatttagaacactgtgGATGACAGATGAGGAGACAATACGATGCTTCTTCAGGTGGAAGTTCAAAGAGTAATCAAGGATATTTCTAACCCTAGAAATGTTCTTATCCCTTCTTTTGTCGAGTAATAACTGTATACATCTTGTATTACTTGAGCTTGTATATTTAAAGGTTTTTGGAGGTTGCCTAACTACATATCATTtattaatgaaaaattattcaatactcttgAGGCACCACCATAGCACCACGTGGTGGCCCAAAGCCTTTCTCTACCACACATGCGGAGCCCAAGGCTAGGCCGAAGGGCAACCACATGCCCCAAggacactgaataatctctccttATTAATACCTATATAGATTTGGTAGTCGGAGTTACAAAGGGCATTAACTAGTGATGTATGTTGAATTTAGGTTATATGCTTTAACCATACACAAGTGGCTAGGGCCCATTCAAAATGCTTAGAGTTAACCAATGAAGCATGCCTAAGAGTACTTGTAGATTGCTGTCATATCCATGTAGGATATAGATACTCTTTGGATAGTCAATGGCACATATCTAATACACCTTAAACGTATCCACAATTtgtaaattaattttctttattctttaaGTATCCGATACTTTTTGGATACTCTTACATCATGTGTCCGCTCTTCCATGAAATAAAGATTATAGCATTTCTTATGCAGTATCAAAGTACAAAGGTTCGCAGTAAATACACGAGTAGTTTTTCAATACTTTGCCTACTTTTTAGGGGAGCATATAATGAACTCATGGAAAGGAAAGGTAAATACCATCGAACTTCAATGTGCGAGTCTATTTTCTGGATTGAACAAGCAAACAGTTACTTACACGTATACCTAgtattttctgatttctctgGCTTTTTCTCTATCTTTTATAACTGCTTTTGCTCTTTTCTCTGCAACAAGGA is a window encoding:
- the LOC131317336 gene encoding uncharacterized protein LOC131317336 — protein: MQKLPSETLRQYAERYWQLFNEIFGIDEYWAARTFKNGLEINSKILDELAIRPPHGMGELMRIMERFCALEEFYADRAAQGLTNSTTSLPTVTPQLPAPVAPQQPQPKKLVHNIKEGKKRQPKEIMRQLWFEWPTGKLGTDTGQQDQNPQKKCSYHNELGHYTTACAPYKALLERLAA